One segment of Methylotuvimicrobium sp. KM2 DNA contains the following:
- a CDS encoding endonuclease/exonuclease/phosphatase family protein: MKLRVATYNIHSCIGRDGARNTTRIAQVLKEIDADLIALQEVETLIAHPESVLAELEQAAVANAISGFTYLAKHGHFGNVLLSRIPIRSVDHIDISVPGREPRGLIDAKLTFDNTNLTVLATHLGLSPGERRRQVRSVLSALASSTADVNIVLGDFNEWLLWGRSMRWLKRRFNKMPALATFPAHRPLLSLDRIWVDPAERMISLEVHVSELSRIASDHLPLVSEIEVGT; the protein is encoded by the coding sequence ATGAAGCTTAGAGTCGCGACTTACAATATTCACAGTTGCATCGGCCGGGACGGTGCCAGAAATACGACCCGCATCGCCCAAGTGCTGAAAGAAATCGATGCCGACTTGATCGCATTGCAGGAAGTGGAGACATTGATCGCTCATCCCGAGAGCGTGCTGGCGGAGCTCGAACAGGCCGCCGTGGCGAACGCGATCAGCGGATTTACGTATTTAGCGAAACACGGGCATTTCGGTAACGTCTTGCTGTCCCGCATTCCTATTCGCTCCGTGGACCATATCGATATCAGTGTGCCCGGCAGAGAACCGCGCGGCTTGATCGATGCAAAGTTGACGTTCGACAACACGAACCTGACGGTACTGGCAACTCATCTCGGTTTGTCCCCGGGAGAACGGCGCCGGCAAGTTCGAAGCGTGTTGTCGGCTTTGGCTAGCAGCACCGCCGATGTCAATATCGTGCTGGGCGACTTCAATGAATGGCTGCTTTGGGGACGTTCGATGCGCTGGTTGAAGCGCCGCTTCAATAAAATGCCGGCATTGGCGACATTTCCGGCTCATCGACCTCTGCTGAGTCTGGATAGAATTTGGGTCGATCCTGCGGAACGCATGATTTCGCTTGAGGTTCATGTTTCGGAATTGAGCAGAATTGCCTCCGATCATCTGCCGCTCGTGTCCGAGATCGAAGTAGGAACCTAA
- a CDS encoding alpha-amylase family glycosyl hydrolase — MPAINYPSLYQINTRVRHRRFCRDRGRAAGIGDWPDDEWQGIAEQGFDWVWLLGVWQAGQAGAQVSRSHEPWQQGFRASLADLSEDDICGSCFAVTRYRTLECLGGDKALASVRKKLNERGLKLMLDFVPNHTALDHPWVREHPEFYIQGSKEDIEREPQNYIELESSQGRQVFAYGRDPYFDGWPDTLQLDYGNPKVQESMIAELLAVAERCDGVRCDMAMLVLPDVFERTWGKPIEPFWPKAIAEVRERFPDFMLLAEVYWDLEWTLQQQGFDYTYDKRLYDRLRDRACRPVRDHLVAGLDFQNKLARFLENHDEPRAAEIFPQDVHEAAAIVTFLSPGLRFFHDGQLTGNRVHIPIHLCRGPEETADRRLSEFYSDLLQTLQRPVFRSGEWALAECRPVEGGNESWQDFIVYRW, encoded by the coding sequence ATGCCGGCTATAAATTATCCATCGCTTTATCAAATCAATACACGGGTTCGGCATCGACGGTTTTGCCGCGACCGGGGACGGGCCGCCGGCATCGGCGACTGGCCGGATGACGAATGGCAAGGTATTGCCGAGCAAGGTTTCGATTGGGTTTGGCTGTTGGGCGTTTGGCAGGCCGGTCAGGCCGGAGCACAAGTTTCCCGGAGTCATGAACCGTGGCAGCAAGGCTTTCGGGCCAGTCTGGCCGACTTGTCCGAAGACGACATTTGCGGTTCCTGCTTCGCGGTAACCCGCTATCGAACGTTGGAGTGCCTTGGCGGAGATAAAGCCCTCGCTAGTGTACGCAAAAAGCTAAACGAGCGAGGGCTGAAGCTGATGCTCGATTTCGTGCCTAATCACACCGCATTGGACCATCCTTGGGTTCGGGAACATCCGGAATTTTATATTCAAGGCTCGAAAGAAGATATCGAGCGCGAACCGCAAAATTATATCGAATTGGAAAGCTCGCAGGGCAGGCAAGTCTTTGCTTACGGCCGCGATCCTTATTTCGACGGTTGGCCCGATACGCTGCAACTGGATTACGGCAATCCGAAAGTACAGGAGTCGATGATAGCCGAATTGCTTGCCGTTGCCGAACGCTGCGACGGAGTGCGCTGCGACATGGCGATGTTGGTTTTGCCGGACGTATTCGAGCGAACCTGGGGAAAACCGATTGAGCCGTTTTGGCCGAAGGCGATCGCGGAGGTGCGCGAGCGATTTCCGGATTTCATGCTGCTGGCAGAAGTCTATTGGGATCTCGAATGGACGCTGCAGCAACAAGGCTTCGATTACACCTACGACAAACGCCTTTACGACCGGCTCAGAGACAGGGCTTGCCGACCCGTGCGCGATCATTTGGTTGCGGGTCTCGATTTTCAAAATAAACTGGCGCGTTTTCTCGAAAACCACGACGAACCGCGCGCCGCGGAGATTTTTCCGCAAGATGTCCACGAAGCCGCCGCGATCGTCACTTTTCTCTCGCCCGGCTTGCGTTTTTTTCATGACGGACAACTGACCGGTAACCGGGTACACATTCCGATTCATCTATGCCGAGGACCCGAGGAGACCGCCGACAGACGCTTGAGCGAGTTTTACAGCGACTTGCTGCAGACCTTGCAAAGACCGGTGTTTAGAAGCGGCGAATGGGCATTGGCGGAATGTCGTCCGGTCGAAGGCGGCAACGAATCCTGGCAGGATTTCATTGTTTATCGATGGTGA